CATACTTATATGAATAATGTAATGTTAGACTAACTCCAAAAACAAACGTTGAGGAATTTTTGAACTCAACCAAGACAaatagggttcaaatccccatTTTACATTGTAATTATCGAATTGTGAATtagaaaaaactcaaaaaaacaaattgttcttagaaaaattacaatttaaaaagaCTTTACATCAATTgactttaaatatataaatttaaatttaaccTAATCCAAGTATGAGCAaacattacttatcaaaaaaaaaaaagtttgagcaaacatttttttccccaaaaaacagagaaaattttaaaacccaaaacaaaaaaaaaaacacaaaaatataaataaaacgaaaataaaaaattgtacacGCTGgcagagagaggaaaaaagaaaaaagaaaaaaaagagcacaagGTGAGACCTTGAGCGATACCGAGAAAGAAGAGAGCAGAGAGAGAGTAATAGCAGCGATCGAgctacagagagagagagagagagagcaaagctCAAATATAAAATCAGCAccaccaaaatccaaaaaaacacacacacaaacacaaaaaaagaatgCACCGAAAATTCGAaaagcaaaattgaaaacaaaagaagaagagcgCGAGCGAGAGCGAGAGCGAGAGTCGAAGTTTTTTGAAGATTCGAACCACCCAGTGAGTCAGGGTTCGATTTCTCTGCAATTCGTGAAGTTGGTTCGAAAGGTCAGGAGCTCAATCAATCTCTAACCTTCTCTCAAGCTTACTTTTTTGCTCTtcattgctctctctctctctctctgcgaaAAATTCTCACTCTGTTTAATTCGTCGAACTCACTGATCTCCTTTGTTCGACTTCAAAAAGTTTGggattttgttgttgaagtttgAAGCATTTGAATTTCGTGAAAAGAAAACGTGGGGGGGTTTTGGGGTTGGTACAGTGGTGCaattttttatggtttgtgcaagttcaatttttattttttttgttggtgatgtaaaagtttagggttttgatttaGTATAGGTTTCGATaaattgagcttaattttggTGGGATTTAGTgaatttttgtgggtttgatcTCTAGGGTTTTGGTTTTCGAGAAGATGAGATTTGGGTTTGCATTGTATGGTGTTTGTGGGTGGTGTGAATTCAGGGTTGTTTGGAAATAAGGATACTGGTATTCCTGTTGGGAATTGGGGGTTTTAGTGATTTCGTTGGATTTGCATTGAATGATATGTGGGGGGGAATTTTTTGGGTCGTTTGGAAACAGAAAGAAGTGTAATTTGGGTTGAATTGGGGTTACTGGGGGGTTTCTGATTCTGTGGATAGTGTATGAATTTGTTTCTCGAGAAATGCAACCTCAGCAGAGCTCGAGAATCGATTTGGTTGACTTGAAAGCTCAGATAGCCAAGAAGCTTGGGGTGAATAAGTCAAAACTCTACTTTTATCACTTGCATAAGTTTTTGAGCAACAAATTGGGCAAGAGTCAGTTTGAAAGTTTTTGTATTCGGGCTTTTGGGAGGGAGAATCTTCCACTTCACAATCAGTTGATAATTTCAATCTTGAAGAATGCATGCCAAGCCAAGACCCCACCAACAATTCATTTACCGGGTCCCCAAAAATCTGGGATTCAAGTTGCAAATAGTTCTCCTGGTGGGGAAGATGGGCATGAAGAAAGTGGGGCCATTTTTCCAAATCAGAATCAAAATGTACCAGTTTGGTCAAATGGGGTTTTGCCACTCTCCCCGCGGAAGGTTAGGTCTGGGCTACGTGATCGGAATAAGCTCAGGGATAGACCAAGCCCACTTGGACTAAATGGGAAGGTCGAGTGTATCTCACATCAGTCCATGGGAACAGAAGATAGTTGTAATAAGGTCAATATGGTAAATGGTGATTTGACTCCGTGTGATTATCAGAGACCAGTGCAGCATCTTCAAGCAGTTGCTGAGCTACATGAACATGAAAGGGAGGGTTCTGTTCAGCGACCTGCAGAAAAGCCTAGAATACATGATAAAGATCAGACTGCAGTAACTGGTGTTGAAGATGGGGAAGAGGTGGAGCAGTCGAATCGCCCGAGTTTCTCTAGAAGTCCTCTACGTGCACCCCTTGGGATTCCGTATTGCTCAGCTAGTGTAGGTGGGGCCCGCAAAGTTATGCCATTGGTTAGCAGTGGTGATTTTGTTAGCTATTATGATAGTGGTGGATTGTCTGATACAGAGACGCTGAGAAATCGTATGGAGCAGATTGCAGCAGCACAGGGCCTTGGAGGTGTCTCTACGGAATGTGCTAACATGGTGAATAATACGTTGGATGTGTATTTGAAGCGGTTGATCGGGTCTTGTGTTGATTTGGTGGGAACAAGGTCTACACATGAGTCAAAAAAGCAACCTGCTCACAAGCAGCAGATTCAAGGGAAAATTATCAATGGCATGTGGCCGGCTAATCATTCACATATGCAGAGCACAGCTGCACCCGCGGATGTTATGCAGGAGCAAGGATCCCAGTACTCGATATCTTTGCTTGATTTCAAAGTTGCCATGGAGCTGAATCCTCAGCAGCTTGGGGAAGATTGGCCATTGCTGCTGGAGAAAATTTGTATGCAAGGATTCGAGGAATGAACCGTCCCTTCAAAGATCTGCTTATTCAAAATGTGCTTGGGTTGGTTTGTTCTGGTACCAAAGGGGTGGACAACTGTTATTGGAGATAATTGATGCACTCAGTTCTGTTCCTACTGCCAGGGTAAACCAGATTTCTCCCAGTTGGTTAAAGCTCTGGTCCTTGCAAAATGAATTATGGGCTTGAGCATCTTAATGTCTGTATTTGCCAGCTGAAGAGCCTGGACTGGTCAGGAAATTATTTAACTGCAACCAAGCAAGGGCTACCTGCAAAAAGAATGTCCATGATTGGTTGCACTGTTGTATGTTTAGAATTGATATTGGCTGTATTTGCCATCTCTACAGATCTCAAGCATTTCCTGTAATTTACACAGCCAATGAGGAGGAAAACTAAGAGTTTTGCAGGATACTGTTGTGTAGCTTGGTGAAAGGTAAAAATTTCACTTGTGTAAGAGCTGCAGTAACGCTCTGTATGTATTTTTAGACTGAGAATTAATTGGAATTTGAATATCAATAACACATTAACTTCCATTGTTATCTCCTTGATGGTTTGACATCGCTGTTTTAACTAAATTACATCTGAATTTCCTACTGCAAATGTATCTTCCCTCACTGCAGCAATTTTATGGAAATTTCTGACTGTAAATGTTACTATGTCATCTTGCAAATATTAGTGGTGGCATATCTTATTGTGCATTTGCTGAAAGTACCGGCTGCTGTGAAAGTGCTCTACTTTTAATTCTCTTTTACCATTCAGAAGGAGATAGCTTTCTCTCCATGGCTTGGAGTCAAAAATTAGTTTTGATGTCTCTGTTTGATATTTACGAATCTCATGTAGCCTGCAGGACAACTCAACATAATTACGAATTGAAAGGGGGAAATAGCAATAAGCCATTTGTGTTGGCTTTCTTATATCGTCATTACAGATCTTGGGCTTCTCAAGTAATTTACAGCCAATGACAAGGATTTCTGAGAAATTTTTGAAGCTATATTGTTGTATAGCCTGATAAGGTGTAAGATGACTCGTAAAAACCTGCAGTATGCTatctgtatattttttaaatttgagaattAATTGCTTCCATTAATGACATTCTGATGTCCATTGTACTCTCCCCGATGGTTTATACATGAATTTTCCAATTAATGCAGTGTTGATTTATCTCAGAAGGTATCTTGGTGGTTGTTCTATATTGTCTTGTTTCCTATAACCATATATCAAACAAAAGATT
The sequence above is drawn from the Quercus lobata isolate SW786 chromosome 12, ValleyOak3.0 Primary Assembly, whole genome shotgun sequence genome and encodes:
- the LOC115971638 gene encoding uncharacterized protein LOC115971638, whose translation is MQPQQSSRIDLVDLKAQIAKKLGVNKSKLYFYHLHKFLSNKLGKSQFESFCIRAFGRENLPLHNQLIISILKNACQAKTPPTIHLPGPQKSGIQVANSSPGGEDGHEESGAIFPNQNQNVPVWSNGVLPLSPRKVRSGLRDRNKLRDRPSPLGLNGKVECISHQSMGTEDSCNKVNMVNGDLTPCDYQRPVQHLQAVAELHEHEREGSVQRPAEKPRIHDKDQTAVTGVEDGEEVEQSNRPSFSRSPLRAPLGIPYCSASVGGARKVMPLVSSGDFVSYYDSGGLSDTETLRNRMEQIAAAQGLGGVSTECANMVNNTLDVYLKRLIGSCVDLVGTRSTHESKKQPAHKQQIQGKIINGMWPANHSHMQSTAAPADVMQEQGSQYSISLLDFKVAMELNPQQLGEDWPLLLEKICMQGFEE